DNA from Cygnus atratus isolate AKBS03 ecotype Queensland, Australia chromosome 7, CAtr_DNAZoo_HiC_assembly, whole genome shotgun sequence:
CTGGGCGGCCAGGTCAACCTCGGGGCACTACCCCAGGGCCTTGCTGCCGGCATTTCTGCCCGCGCGGCAAagaactacatttcccagcatgCACTTCCCCAGCCCCGCCCCGCGGaggactacaactcccagcatGCACTGAGGGAGAGGGCGCTCGGGCAGAGCGCGGCGCCGCGCGGTGCGCGCAGGGAGCTGTAGTTCTCCGTGCGGCGGGGGCGCCATGCCGGAGGGGAAGGCTGCGTTCCGCGAGGTGCTGCCCAAGCAAGGTAGGGGCGgcgggcacggctcggctcggcacggccccagcgcgctgcccgccgccgctcACCGCCTGCCTGTCCCCCCCCCGCAGGGCAGCTCTCGGCGGAGGACGTCCCCGCCATGGTGCTGTGCAAGCCCAAGGTGCTGCCCCTCAAGTCGGTGGCgctggagaagctggaggagctgcagcggGCCGCGGCCGAGGCGGCCGGGAGGGCCTCCGGGGGGGCGCCGGGCACGCAGCGCTAGCGCCGGGAGCCGCCGAGCCCCCAGGTAGGGCCCTagggacaggggctggggggggccggggagctgcGGCCTCCCTGGGCTCCTCGGCACGGGGGACAGGGCTGAAAGGGGGGCGGTGTCAAGTCTTACCCTTGGGACACTTCACTGTTCGGTATCCGGGACATAGCCCTGTCCTACGCAAGCcccttctgttttaaaaacatttttttttaagttattacCCTTAATTTAATTGCTTAGTCACTGCTCTTTTGCATATTCTAACTAGTAGTGTGATAGATGTACACCTTAACCACACACCCGTCGGAGATTTGAgcagttcagttttaaaaagacgttttaaaaaaaagaaggcagaaagcagagcttcacaaaaaatacttttaatatgtttttacCAGAACGTTTCACTTTTCCAGttacatagaaaaaaacatatcGACCGGTTTGGTATGTGGTGGCTGGAACATCTAAAACCGACCTGCGTTTTGCCCCAGAACAGGTGAATTTGTCCCATGACCCAACTCCATTTTCTCGGGCTCTTTACAACAAAGAAAtagctattttttcctcccaaagcacagtatttcttcagcagcaaTGAAAATGGGATCACAGCAGCTTAACTTGACCCTTCTATAAAGCTTTGTACAAACCAGTGATTTCATGACGAAGACACTGTCCTTGAAAGAAAGAGCGGCAGGCAAACATCGATGCAAACATGGAATGATTAGGTCAGAAACATGGCACTTATAAAAAGGTAGCTTATCTGAAGGCACCACCACAGCGGAGTGGCCAGTTGTTCTACTATatgcccccccaaaaaaagttctctctgaaatttataaaactatttttaaaaaaatgatttgtacccaaaagat
Protein-coding regions in this window:
- the BBIP1 gene encoding BBSome-interacting protein 1, with product MPEGKAAFREVLPKQGQLSAEDVPAMVLCKPKVLPLKSVALEKLEELQRAAAEAAGRASGGAPGTQR